Sequence from the Bacteroidota bacterium genome:
ATCCTATTTCGCCGGTGTATTCAATATCGGCTCCCATATCTTTCAAGGCATCCACAAGGGCTTGTACAGGCCTGTGTTTCATCCGTTCATCCCCGGTTAATAACCATTTTCCGGGAACAATACTGGCAACAGCTGTAATAAAACGAAAAACGGTCCCGGCATTTTGAGTATCCAGGATAACAGGTTCGTGTTTACTGCCCGATGAAATAATACGCAGAAGACTACCCATCAGGATAGTATCATCCGCAGAAGATAAGCTTCCCGGACTAACCTTTCCGTGGCTCAGGAAGTGCATGATAAGCAAGCGGTTGCTAATACTCTTTGATAAAGGGAGAAGGATCTTTCCTTTCAGATAAGCTTTTCCCGGTGCTATGTCAATGGTATCGGGCATAGCAAAGTTTATTATAAAATTCCAAACTCCTGGATACCAATAAAAAATCCACTTCTGCATCAATATGCCCTTTTCCTGGTGATTCCAGCAAGGTAAAGCGCAGTTTCCCTTTGAGGTTTTTCTTATCCTGTACCAGGAATTCACTTAACGCTGCAGGATCATCAGGTATGCTTACCCGTGGTATCTTTTGCAGGATATAACCGGCCACTTCTTCCGCAAGGGGTAAAGGAAAGCCTAATAATTCCGATGAAATGAACAATTCGCAAATAAGTCCGGCTCCGATGGCTTCGCCATGAAGCAGAGGATGAGCATTACTTGAAGCCGACCATGCTTCCAGAGCATGTCCTACAGTATGTCCCAGATTCAGAAGTTTTCTGTTTCCCCTGTCTGAAATATCAGCCCCGATGATCTCAATTTTCCTGGATATTCCCCAATTTATCAATTTTAGCAGGTCCTCCTTTCCGGTTGAATCCACAGGAAACCGGTCAGGAAAGGTTTCATTGATAATTTTTATCCTTTTTTCATCCGAAAGGAGAGCGTATTTTATCATTTCCGAAAATGCAGAAACAAACTCCCGCTGAGGTAAAGTTTCCAGGAAAGCCGGATCGACGATTACTGCAGAAGGGAAAGCAAAAGTACCTATCTGATTTTTCACGCCCATGAAATTGATTCCGGTTTTACCCCCTACAGCCGCATCGATCTGGGCCATAAGGGATGTTGGAATATTCAGGAAGGAGACGCCTCTTTTGAATACCGATGCGGCAAAGCCACCAAGGTCGCTGATCATTCCCCCTCCAAGGTTCATAAGAAGGGTATGTCTGCCCGCCTCATGCCCGCGCAGAAATCGCCAAATCTTCAGGCAGCTTTCATGTGATTTTGATGTATCGCCAGACGCTACCTCAACTTTTTCACAGGATAGCCCTCTGAAGCCCAGTATTTTTTGCAGTGCCGGGTAACAGTATCCACTTGTATTCGTATCCGTTAATACAAGGAACTGAGTATATCGTTCTTCCTCTTCATCCAGAATTAAGTTCAGACGTTCAAGGCTTTTCCATCCAGTGTGTATTTTTGATATATCAATGCGGGGTTCCATGCAGACCAGGCAATTTTACCCCCTGAAGGCGGACATAATGAGATCAATATCCTGGAAAGGAAGATGGAACAGCTCACCAATATGTGAATTGGTAAGAATACCATTGTACAGGTAAGTTCCTCTGGAAAAGCCGTAATTCATCCTGAGATAATTATCTATCCCGCCTGACCGGCCAATTTCAACCAACACCGGAGCAAAATAATTGCTCAGGATAAAGGAAGATGTGTGAGGAAATCCTGAAGCTATATTGGGGACGCAATAATGTGTGACGCCATGCCGGATGAAAACAGGGTCGTTATGATTGGTAAGTCTGGAGGTTTCGAAGCACCCCCCCTGATCAATGCTCACATCGATAATCACTGAGCCACTTTTCATATTGCTTACCATTTCGTCCGTGATAAGACAGGGAGCCTTTCCCTGAGCAGAGTGAACAGCTCCGATGACAATATCGGCTGTTTCCAGTGCCCTGGCAAGCAAACCCGGCTGGATCACTGAAGTAAACACCTGCATACGGAGTTTTTCCTGGAGGCGGCGCAAACGATGAACTGAATAATCATAAACCTTGACCATGGCGCCTAAACCTATAGCCACTCTGGCGGCATTTTCGCCAACCGTGCCGGCTCCAATAATCAGCACTTCCGTTGGGTGGATCCCGGGAAATCCACCCAGCATGACCCCTCTTCCGTAACTTTCGCTGCTGAGATAATAAGAAGCGATCATTATGGTAGCTTTCCCAACAATCTCGCTAACAGAACGCCTTAAAGGATAGGTACCCGAAGCATCCCTGATCAGCTCAAAAGCGATTGCCGTGGTTTTTCTCTGCGACAACTGGCGAAAATACTCACGATCGCGGTGCATGGTATTCAATGATGAAAAGAGAGTCTGTCGCTCACGCATCATATCAATTTCT
This genomic interval carries:
- a CDS encoding 3-phosphoshikimate 1-carboxyvinyltransferase produces the protein MPDTIDIAPGKAYLKGKILLPLSKSISNRLLIMHFLSHGKVSPGSLSSADDTILMGSLLRIISSGSKHEPVILDTQNAGTVFRFITAVASIVPGKWLLTGDERMKHRPVQALVDALKDMGADIEYTGEIG
- a CDS encoding 3-dehydroquinate synthase, which codes for MEPRIDISKIHTGWKSLERLNLILDEEEERYTQFLVLTDTNTSGYCYPALQKILGFRGLSCEKVEVASGDTSKSHESCLKIWRFLRGHEAGRHTLLMNLGGGMISDLGGFAASVFKRGVSFLNIPTSLMAQIDAAVGGKTGINFMGVKNQIGTFAFPSAVIVDPAFLETLPQREFVSAFSEMIKYALLSDEKRIKIINETFPDRFPVDSTGKEDLLKLINWGISRKIEIIGADISDRGNRKLLNLGHTVGHALEAWSASSNAHPLLHGEAIGAGLICELFISSELLGFPLPLAEEVAGYILQKIPRVSIPDDPAALSEFLVQDKKNLKGKLRFTLLESPGKGHIDAEVDFLLVSRSLEFYNKLCYARYH
- a CDS encoding alanine dehydrogenase gives rise to the protein MIPAYNDYSPGLSQSERLMPQEEMLETGRRESQLTIGLPKEKPYDENRIALVPEAVNLIVENGHRVMIETGAGNRAHFQDKEYSEAGGEIVEKASDIFKADIVLKVGPVTSEEIDMMRERQTLFSSLNTMHRDREYFRQLSQRKTTAIAFELIRDASGTYPLRRSVSEIVGKATIMIASYYLSSESYGRGVMLGGFPGIHPTEVLIIGAGTVGENAARVAIGLGAMVKVYDYSVHRLRRLQEKLRMQVFTSVIQPGLLARALETADIVIGAVHSAQGKAPCLITDEMVSNMKSGSVIIDVSIDQGGCFETSRLTNHNDPVFIRHGVTHYCVPNIASGFPHTSSFILSNYFAPVLVEIGRSGGIDNYLRMNYGFSRGTYLYNGILTNSHIGELFHLPFQDIDLIMSAFRG